The sequence below is a genomic window from Anaerolineales bacterium.
CCTTCACGCCCGAGTACGAGTTCAGTCGCTAGGGATCCGCCGGAAGAGGGAACGCCCTCCGCCGGGAGGAAACCCGGGTGCCAAACCCCGAGCTGGAGTTTGGGATCGGTTTGCGCTGGAGTTATTTCTTTGTGGACGGCTTTTTCTTGCCTCCGCCGGCGGATTTCCCAGCGGCGGAGGTTTTCTTCCCTCCCGGCGCTTTTTTGCGCGGCGCCTTGATCGCGGTTTTTTTCTTCGCGGTTTTCTCCTTCGCGGACGATACGGATTTCGCTCCCGCCGCCTTGGCCGGAGCGTGAGCCTTGCTTGCCGCGGATTTTTCCGATGCGGCGGATTGTTTTTGTTTCACCGGTTCGGCGGCCGTTGGAATTCCTTCCACGACCAACCCGGCCGGCTCTTCCTCCGGATGGAAGCATTCGCTTTCGTTGAGGTCGTTCCCGCAGACCGGACATAAACCTTTGCAATCCGGCCGGCAGAGCGGGCGAGTGGGCTGGTTGATCAGGACATACTCGCGGAGGAGAGGTTCCAGGTTCAGGTGTGCGTCTTCCCCGATCGCCAGGAGCGGATCGGTGGCGTTTTGCGGCGGGTAAACGAACAGGTCTTCCAAATGGATGGCGATGGGAGCGGCGAACGGCTTTAGGCAGCGGGCGCATTCGGCTGGATTTTGAGCGAAAAAATCACCCTTGGCCACAATACCTTGCGGTGTTCGGGTGAGTTGCATGCTGCCGGAGAACTCTTCGACTTGCAGGTCGCTTCCCAGGCTGAGTTTCGACTCCCGGAAGTCGAACTGCCGGCCATAGCCTGCCGACTGGCTGAGGAGGAAACCAACGTTCAGTCGAAGTGGGCGGTAATGGGTATGCACTTGGGAAAAACCGCATCAAATCAAGGCTTTTTTCATTCTAGCATATAAGGATATGCGAAGTCAAATTTCTCGGATTTATTCGGATATATTGTGTCATAATCACCTCTTGAGTACAATACAAATGCGTTGGAGGAGGTTTCGAATGGAAGGTTTTCTGCATTCGGATTCGCTGGAGGAAGAGCCCCGCAAGGAAAGCGTTCCGGTTCGGTCCCGTCTGCAGCGTATGGCAAATCTTCTAGCTCCGGAACAGCGTTTGTTGCTTTCGGTTTTTTTATTCATGGACGTGTGCATCATTTGTTTCGCCTTCCTGTTCCTTTTTCAAAAAGTGGCGCTTCCCTTCTAGCAACCGGATCTCTCCCCGGAGAAAGCAACGGTATCTTCCAGTGGATATCCGACCTTCCCCGATTGCAGGAACCTGGTATTCCGATAGGCCGGACGCCCTCGCGGAACAGCTTGACGGCTTCATCCGGTCCGCGCCTGCCGAGCAATCCCCCGGCGGGTTGGTGGGGGTGATCGTCCCGCACGCCGGACACCGCTATTCGGGTCCCGTCGCCGGAAGCGCCTTCAGCCTGATGCGCGGCCTCGACCCCGAGATCGTCGCAGTGGTTTCGCCGATGCACAGCCTGGCTCCGGCACCGTTGGTGACCTGCGGCCACGAGGCGTATCGAACCCCGTTGGGGATCGTCCCGGTGGATCGGGACGCCGTCCAAGCCCTGGGGGCCGCCCTGCAAAAACGCTCCGGCCTGACGTTGTTTCCGTTGCGCAACGACCGGGAGCATTCCCTGGAAATCCAACTGCCTTTCCTCCAGCGGGTGCTGGGTGCGTTCCGGCTGTTGCCGGTCATGATTCTCGACCAGCGCGAATCGACGGCCGAAGCCGCCGGCCTGGCGTTGGCGGAGGCGCTCGCCGGTCGGAAGGCCCTGCTCGTCGGCAGCAGCGATCTCTCCCATTTCTACCCGGACACGGTCGCCAGAAAGTTGGATTCCGAAATGTTGCGGCGCTTGGAGTCGTTTAACCCGTCGGCGGTGATCCGCGCCGAGGAAGAGGGGGCTGCCTTTGCCTGCGGACGGGGCGCGATCGCCGCCGTCTTCTGGGCCGCCAAGGCGATGGGCGCCGATCGCGTAACCCGGGTCGCCTACGCCACCTCGGGCGACGTCACCGGGGATTATTCCTCCGTCGTCGGATACGGGGCGGCGGCCATCTGGCGGGCCGCCCCCGCATGAAGCAATTCGTCGAAATCGCCGTCCTGGCGCCCACTGTCAAATCCCTATTCCACTATCACCTTCCGGATGGTTGGGAGATTCCCGCGCCGGGGGCTTTGGTCGTTGCGCCTTTCGGCGCGCAAAAAGTCCAAGGCGTCGTGTTCCGAGAGGTCGCCCGCCCGGAAGTGCCGGATACCCGCCCGGTGGATTCGATCCTCGATCCGCATCCGGTCCTCACGCCCGCTCAACTCCGCTTGGCTCAATGGATGGCGGAGTATTATCGTACAACGCTCGATTCCTGCCTTTCGGCGATGCTGCCTCCCGGTTTGGCCCGCCATGCGGAGGCGCTGTACGAGCGTACGGACGCCCCGTTCCGTCCGGAAAAGCTGGTCCAGCAGCGGCTGTGGAAACTCCTCGGCGAACGCGGCCCGCTCCGCAGCGGACAGATCCGCGTGGCGCTCGGCCCGCTGGCGTGGGAGCGGGAAGCGGACCGGATGGTCCGCTCCGGTTGGCTTCGCCGGCGCAGCGTCCTTCCCCCGCCCTCGGTCCGGCCGAAGAAGGTCCGCCTGATCCAACTCGCCGTCCCGTCCTCCGAGGCGCAGCGGCGGATCCTTGAACTCCGGTCCGGCGGCGTGGCCTCGGCGCGCAAGACCGCCTTTGAACGACGTGCGCGGGTCCTCGAATCCCTGGTCGGTGAAGGCAAACCCCTGGCGGTGGATTGGGTGTACGCCTCCTCCGACGCACGCTTGAGCGACCTCCGATGGATGGCGGAGGAGGGATGGATCGATTTGACGTATGAGGAGGCGCTGCGCGACCCGCTTTCCGGCAGGGCTTTCCCGCGCAGCGCGCCGCCGGTTCTCACTACGGAGCAGGAATCCGCCCTGGCGCGGATCGTCGATGCAGTCCGCAACCGGCGCTCCGAGCATTTCCTGCTATGGGGCGTGACCGGCTCGGGCAAGACCGAAGTCTACCTGCGTGCGGTCGAGGAGGCCGTGCGGCGCGGCGCCCAGGCGATCGTCCTGGTTCCCGAAATCGCGCTCACCCCGCAGATGGTCCAGCGTTTTGGCTCTCGCTTTGCGGGAAGGCTCGCGCTGATCCACAGCCGGCTTTCGGCGGGCGAACGCTACGACACCTGGCGCCGGGCGCGGGCCGGAACCGTGGACGTAGTGCTTGGACCGCGCAGCGCGCTGTTTGCGCCCCTGCCGAACGTCGGCCTGATTGTGCTGGACGAAGAGCACGACCCGTCCTATAAATCCGGCACGGCGCCCCACTACCACGCGCGGGAGACGGCTTTGGAGTTGGCGCGCCTGCTGTCCGCACCCTGCCTTCTCGGATCGGCGACGCCGGATCTGGTCAGCTACGCCGGCGCCCAATCCGGAAGACACAGCCTGCTTCGGCTGACCCGCCGGGTGGCGGCGGACATGCCGGCCGGCACGGCGCCGGCCCTGCCCCCGGTGGAGATCGTCGATATGCGCCGGGAACTGCGCGCGGGGAACCGCTCGATCTTCAGCCGCAGGCTGACTGCCGCATTGGAGGAGTGCCTGCGCCGCAAGGAACAGGCGATCCTGTTCCTCAATCGTCGCGGAACGGCGTCCGCCGTTGTCTGCCGGTCGTGCGGCCAGGCTGTCGCCTGCCCGCGCTGCGGGATAGCGTTGACCGGTCATGGGACGGCGCTGCGGTGCCACTACTGCAACTACCGACGTTCGCTTCCTGCAACCTGCCCGGCCTGCG
It includes:
- a CDS encoding DUF177 domain-containing protein, coding for MHTHYRPLRLNVGFLLSQSAGYGRQFDFRESKLSLGSDLQVEEFSGSMQLTRTPQGIVAKGDFFAQNPAECARCLKPFAAPIAIHLEDLFVYPPQNATDPLLAIGEDAHLNLEPLLREYVLINQPTRPLCRPDCKGLCPVCGNDLNESECFHPEEEPAGLVVEGIPTAAEPVKQKQSAASEKSAASKAHAPAKAAGAKSVSSAKEKTAKKKTAIKAPRKKAPGGKKTSAAGKSAGGGKKKPSTKK
- the amrB gene encoding AmmeMemoRadiSam system protein B, which encodes MDIRPSPIAGTWYSDRPDALAEQLDGFIRSAPAEQSPGGLVGVIVPHAGHRYSGPVAGSAFSLMRGLDPEIVAVVSPMHSLAPAPLVTCGHEAYRTPLGIVPVDRDAVQALGAALQKRSGLTLFPLRNDREHSLEIQLPFLQRVLGAFRLLPVMILDQRESTAEAAGLALAEALAGRKALLVGSSDLSHFYPDTVARKLDSEMLRRLESFNPSAVIRAEEEGAAFACGRGAIAAVFWAAKAMGADRVTRVAYATSGDVTGDYSSVVGYGAAAIWRAAPA
- the priA gene encoding primosomal protein N': MKQFVEIAVLAPTVKSLFHYHLPDGWEIPAPGALVVAPFGAQKVQGVVFREVARPEVPDTRPVDSILDPHPVLTPAQLRLAQWMAEYYRTTLDSCLSAMLPPGLARHAEALYERTDAPFRPEKLVQQRLWKLLGERGPLRSGQIRVALGPLAWEREADRMVRSGWLRRRSVLPPPSVRPKKVRLIQLAVPSSEAQRRILELRSGGVASARKTAFERRARVLESLVGEGKPLAVDWVYASSDARLSDLRWMAEEGWIDLTYEEALRDPLSGRAFPRSAPPVLTTEQESALARIVDAVRNRRSEHFLLWGVTGSGKTEVYLRAVEEAVRRGAQAIVLVPEIALTPQMVQRFGSRFAGRLALIHSRLSAGERYDTWRRARAGTVDVVLGPRSALFAPLPNVGLIVLDEEHDPSYKSGTAPHYHARETALELARLLSAPCLLGSATPDLVSYAGAQSGRHSLLRLTRRVAADMPAGTAPALPPVEIVDMRRELRAGNRSIFSRRLTAALEECLRRKEQAILFLNRRGTASAVVCRSCGQAVACPRCGIALTGHGTALRCHYCNYRRSLPATCPACGSSAIRTLGVGTRRVEEEIRRMFPEARTLCWDRDAVEEAGEHEILLEHFASRRADVLVGTQMIAKGLDLPHVTLVGIVLAELGLLLPDYRSAERVFQLLLQVAGRAGRAVRPGTVVLQTYLPDHYVLQTAAAHDYPAFARIEYEHRRALGYPPYRNLVRLVFVHTNESEAARAAEAMAQTLRARIAERGLADTSLTGPVPCFFEKIAGRHRWQLILRGPAPSSLVELPLPEGCQADVDPVTLL